The Comamonas sp. GB3 AK4-5 genome includes a region encoding these proteins:
- the metW gene encoding methionine biosynthesis protein MetW, with product MTATPTMQALAQLVPQGARVLDLGCGDGAFLQYLQRERGCSGYGVEIDDANLLACVQRGVNVLQLNLDEGLAIFEDNSFDMVLQINTLQHLRNAETMLRETARVGRMSVVSFPNFAHWPNRFSVLRGRMPVTRHLPYQWYDTPNIRVGTYKDFELLAHKNQLNVVDSFGLREGQVIRSLPNLRASTAVFCLERG from the coding sequence ATGACTGCTACCCCCACCATGCAAGCACTGGCCCAGTTGGTGCCCCAGGGCGCCCGTGTGCTCGATCTGGGCTGCGGCGACGGCGCCTTTTTGCAGTATTTGCAGCGCGAGCGCGGCTGCAGCGGCTATGGCGTGGAAATCGACGACGCCAACCTGCTGGCCTGCGTGCAGCGCGGCGTCAACGTGCTGCAGCTGAACCTGGATGAAGGCCTGGCCATTTTTGAAGACAACAGCTTCGATATGGTGTTGCAGATAAACACTCTGCAACATCTGCGCAATGCCGAAACGATGTTGCGCGAAACCGCGCGCGTCGGTCGCATGAGCGTGGTGAGCTTCCCCAATTTCGCCCATTGGCCCAACCGTTTTTCCGTGCTGCGCGGGCGCATGCCCGTCACGCGCCACCTGCCCTACCAGTGGTATGACACGCCCAATATCCGCGTGGGCACCTACAAGGACTTCGAGCTGCTGGCGCACAAAAACCAGCTGAACGTGGTGGATTCCTTCGGCCTGCGCGAAGGCCAGGTCATCCGCAGCCTGCCCAATCTGCGGGCCAGCACGGCGGTGTTTTGTTTGGAACGCGGGTGA
- a CDS encoding homoserine O-acetyltransferase, giving the protein MSFIATPQSMHFSDALPLQSGKHIRDYTLAFETYGTLNADRSNAVLVCHALNASHHVAGVYEDQPKSEGWWDNMIGPGKSVDTNKFFVIGVNNLGSCFGSTGPMHTHPDTGAVYGSSFPVLTVEDWVHAQALLLDRLGIQQLAAVLGGSLGGMQALSWTLQYPERMRHAVVVASAPNLNAENIAFNEVARRAIVTDPDFHGGDFYAHGVVPERGLRIARMIGHITYLSDDVMNQKFGRELRDGPDIKFTTQDIEFQIESYLRYQGDKFSSYFDANTYLLITRALDYFDPAKAYGGSLHAALARSLAKFFLVSFTTDWRFAPGRSREIVQALLQNGRDVSYAEIDAPHGHDAFLLDDPRYLSAMRAYFEGIAKEIAA; this is encoded by the coding sequence ATGCATTTCTCGGATGCATTGCCCTTACAAAGCGGCAAACACATCCGTGACTACACCCTCGCGTTTGAAACCTATGGCACGCTGAATGCCGACCGGTCCAACGCTGTGTTGGTCTGCCACGCGTTGAATGCCTCCCACCATGTGGCCGGCGTCTACGAAGACCAGCCCAAGAGCGAGGGCTGGTGGGACAACATGATCGGCCCCGGCAAGTCGGTGGACACGAACAAGTTCTTCGTCATCGGCGTCAACAACCTGGGCTCGTGTTTTGGTTCCACCGGCCCCATGCACACCCATCCCGATACCGGTGCCGTCTATGGCTCCAGCTTTCCGGTGCTGACGGTGGAGGACTGGGTCCATGCCCAGGCCCTGCTGCTGGACCGGTTGGGCATTCAGCAGCTGGCCGCCGTGCTGGGTGGCAGCCTGGGCGGCATGCAGGCCCTGAGCTGGACGCTGCAATACCCCGAGCGCATGCGCCACGCCGTGGTGGTGGCTAGCGCGCCCAATCTGAACGCCGAGAACATCGCCTTCAACGAGGTGGCGCGCCGCGCCATCGTCACCGATCCGGACTTTCACGGCGGCGACTTCTACGCCCATGGTGTGGTGCCGGAGCGCGGTCTGCGCATCGCGCGCATGATCGGCCACATCACCTATCTGAGCGATGACGTGATGAACCAGAAGTTTGGCCGCGAGCTGCGCGACGGACCGGACATCAAGTTCACCACGCAGGACATCGAGTTCCAGATCGAAAGCTATCTGCGCTACCAGGGCGACAAGTTCAGCAGCTACTTCGACGCCAACACCTATCTGCTCATCACCCGGGCGCTGGATTACTTTGATCCCGCCAAGGCCTATGGCGGCAGCCTGCATGCCGCATTGGCGCGCTCGCTGGCCAAGTTCTTTCTGGTCAGCTTCACCACGGACTGGCGCTTTGCCCCGGGACGCAGCCGTGAAATCGTACAGGCCCTGCTACAAAACGGCCGCGACGTGAGCTACGCCGAGATCGACGCCCCGCATGGCCACGACGCCTTTTTGCTGGACGACCCGCGCTATCTGTCTGCGATGCGCGCCTATTTCGAAGGCATTGCCAAGGAGATTGCCGCATGA